DNA from Canis lupus dingo isolate Sandy chromosome 27, ASM325472v2, whole genome shotgun sequence:
ctcaagcagacttcctgttgaacgtggagcctgacctgggcctCAGTCTGatggccctaagatcatgacctgagctaaaatcaggagatggatgctcaactgactgagctacccattataatgttaattttaattataattttttattgtttaagatAATGGGTTTTTTagcatagttgacacacaatatttacatttgtttcaggtatacagcatagtgatttcaCAAGTTTATCcattataaattctttatttaaaaaatttttttttgcccatttcatgattggattgtttgtttctttggtgttgagtttaataagttctttatagatcttggaaactagacatgaacagaaatctcacagaggaagacatagacatggccaacacacacatgagaaaatgctccgcatcacttgccatcagggaaatacaaatcaaaaccatgatgagataccacctcacaccagtgagaatggggaaaattaacaaggcaggaaaccacaaatgttggagaggatgcagagaaaagggaaccctcttacactgttggtgggaatgtgaactggtgcagccactctggaaaactgtgtggaggttcctcaaagagttaaaaatagacctgtcctacgacccagcaattgcactgttggggatttaccacaaagattcagatgcaatgaaacgccgggacacctgcatcccgatgtttctagcagcaatgtccacaatagccaaactgtggaaggagcctcagtgtccatcaaaagatgaatggataaagaagatgtggtttatgtatacgatggaatattcctcagccattagaaacgacaaatacccaccatttgcttcaacgtagatggaactggagggtagtatgttgagtgaaatgagtcaattggagaaggacaaacattatatgttctcattcgtttggagaatataaataatagtgaaagggaatataagggaagggagaagaaatgtgtgggaaatatcagaaagggagacagaacataaagactcctaactctgggaaacgaactaggggtggtggaaggggaggagggtggggggtgggggtgaatgggtgacgggcactgagaggggcacttgacgggatgagtactgggtgttattctgtatgttggcaaattgaacaccaataaaaaataaatttattattaaaataaataaatgaaaataaaataaacttaaataaatcaaaaaaataaatctgctaacaacttaaaaaaatttttttaaagattatttatttatttattcatgagagacacacacagagagagagagaggcagagacacaggcagagggagaagcaggctccatgcagggagcccgacatgggactcgatccctggtctccagggtcaggccctgagccaaaggcagtactaaaccgctgagccaccagggctgccctaaagtctttatttttgaagTCTTTGTTTTGTATATAACATATGGCTTTTATAATCCAATCTTTAAGTCTTTCCCTTTCAATTTGACAAGTTTGTATTTCCATTATTGTTATAGTATGTGCTTATTATTGAAGTCTTCTGCAATGTTCTTCAGAAAAACTTTTTTCCTACTGTTTTTGTGCACTCTGTGCTATTTTGTTTCCTATCTTTTGTTTGTGCAAGAATGTCACTCTGTCTTTACATTTCTGATGAACATTAGATACCAGATGACAGTGTGTAAAATGTACAGAGGAAAAAGTGGGGACCCCAAAACTCCGTAACAAGGCAaattttcattcatatgtagagtcaaaataaagagacaatcataatttttttttttggccgaGAAACAGAATGTATTTGAGCAGAGTaggggggcagacagagagggagagagagaatcccatgcaggctccacactgagtgtggagcacTCAGAGCtttatctcaagaccctgagatcatgaactgagctgaaagcaagagccagacacttaactgactgagccacccaggtgcccctaatataaAGAGATTTTCAGGTATATAAGGTCTTGGAATATTTTGTAATAcctatttcttaaaagaaatctaGATAAGTGCATATTACAACAAAATCAAAGCAGAATGGAATGAAGAACTCATGCATTATGATCAGGACATTTAAAGGTGTCTGTTAGTGTTCTAGTGCTCAATCTCTCATTTCATTAATCCTCATGCTAACTATGCAATGTAGATACTATTGTTATCccaattttatatatagaaaactgaagcacagagtaGGTTAGCAATTAGACAGGATCATAAAGCTTATGGTATGAACACAGACAACTAGGCTTCTAAGGCTATGAACTTAACCATTATGCTCTGCTGTGCAAAAGGAGGTATATAGGGGAATGTGCTATGAAAGAGAAGTCAGTGAATAGTAAATAAACTTAGATGTAGAATGAAGACTAAAAAACTATAGGCTATGATTGAAATCCAGAATTTAATTGATTCAACAGCACCTaatgtaaagataaaaatgtgtTGATAATATCCAGGGAGAAGAATCCCagagtgtaaaaaataaaacaaaataaaacaactgggGAAGGAGGTTGAAATGACAGAGGGAAAAGGGATTGTTAAAGTAAACTTAATTTATAATCTTTGATGGGTGGTGtcaacatcttttgtttttagagttGAAATTCATATATACTAATTTAAGACTAGTTTAGAATGATAAGAGAAGTAAAAATTGTCCATATGTTATGAAGGacaatcaaattaataaaatccttaatgAAGAAGATCCATTAGACAAAATTAATAAGGATGACAAGATAAAGTACAGTATGATTAATTCAGGAGATAAAACATCTGTGAGCTATACGAAGGAAATAGTGCTGATGGTGTaaaatatcagaagaaaacatagaactTTATATCCACAGAGCTAAAGtagatacaattttattttttattgtcaatATAACCAAAGAGATGATAGTATAGGGCTCTCTTCCAGCTAGCAGTCCAGAATTGTACTTTAAGTTCAAGCAGTTGGCAAAGCAAACTCATCTGCTACATACTCTATCCTTGTCAACTACCTAAGAGTGTAGGTATTTTCCTAGTGTCCTTCTCACAGCTGCCttcacttctttattctttagGCTGTAGATGAGGGGATTCAGCAAGGGTGTGACTGCACTGTACTGCAAGGAGGAGAGCAAATCCAGGGAGGAACCGGAGGTGGGCATAAGGTAGCGAatcaaacctgagccaaagaacaGAGTCACTGCAATGAGGTGGGAAGAGCAGGTGGAGAAGGTCTTGCTTCTGCCTGAGGTAGAGCTGATGCTCAGGATGGTGGAGACAATACGGGCATAGGAGAAGAAGATTGGGAGGAAGGTCCCAAGGCCATGCAGTAAGATGGAGCAGATCAAGATGTCAACATTGATAGAAATAtctgagcaagagagagggaagagggagggcagCTCACAGATGTAATGATGTATGGTTTGGGCCTCACAGAAGTCCAGGTTAATAGCCAAGAACACAATCACAACCGAATTCAGGCAGGCCAGACCCCATGAGATCAACACGAGCTTCACACAGAACTGGGTGCTCATCACCTGGCCATAGAGCAGTGGGTGGCAGATGGCagcatagcggtcataggccatcactgAGAGCAGAAAGGCTTCGGTCCCTGCAGTGATAAACACAAAGAACACCTGGGTGAGGCAGCCCTCCACTGAGATGGTTCTCTTCTCAGACAGAAGGTCCTTCAGGAGCTTGGGCACAGtgacagaagagaagcagaggtcTAGGAAGGACAGGTTActcaggaagaagtacatgggagtGTGGAGGCGAGAATCAGCCCTGATCACCAGCAGCATCATCAGGTTCCCCATCATAGTCAGGAGGTAGATCCCCAGGAAGAACACAAAGAGCAGAGCTTCGATGTAGGGGTCGTCGGACAGCCCAAGGAGAATGAACTCCGTGATGGTGCTGTGGTTCCTCCAGGCCATTTGTGGAGGGGGTTTCCCTGGAGTAATAGAGAAATAGTGATGAGATCCCTCTCCTTCACGTCATCACTCCTCTTACCATACATGCTTCCCTGCTTCCCTATACTCTGTGCGGACATCTCAAGGCTGCCCTCACTGTCTATCAGGAAGAATTTTTATCTTGTTTGGTTATTACTGATCTGGTTCACAGTGTTTGCATAGTTCAGagaatcttcttcttcttccatagGCATTTACCTGGAAAAATGAGTCTCGCTGGTTCACCTCCCATCCGTGCATTAAGATTCTATTGCATTCTTCCTAGcgtttaaaaacctaaaaattctGCATGTATCTGCAGGGATCTTCAAAACCTTCTCTTTTCAATTTCTGAATGATAATTTTGTGTTCAAAAATCATCCAATGTCTCCTTACCAGAGCTGACATCCATTAGGCAAAGTAGGCGCCTATCTTACATgcctgattaaaaataataaatttcgggatccctgggtggctcagcggtttggcgcctgcctttggcccagggcgcgatcctggagacccgggatcgaatcccacgtcaggctcccggtgcatggagcctgcttctccctctgcctgtgtctctgcctctctctctctctctctctgtgactatcatgcataaataaataaaatctttaaaaaaataataaatttcttttaagatcagAAGAAAAAGTGAATATAATACAATCTGTATtgtatccatttttaaaactgctgcaataatataaattataatattttttatggaAAGGGGTCTATGAAGGCAAAAGTACCTGGGACCATGGAAGTCATAATGTGTCACTGTTCTCTACTTCATAACAAgcatttaagtaaaataagactTTATTAAATACACTTTCTTAATGACTATCTCAATTGTTTCAAAGTAGTTCTATAAGATTGGAGAGGGAATTTTTATACCTGTGAGAAGTCTCATATTAAGGGATATTTGCAATGTCATGTTACAATAagtagaagaaggaaataaatgccattatttttttctaattacaatcCAATGTCTAGGCTTAGTCCACATCATGAGGAACACTTTTCTTACCTGGACCTTAAAATTCTTCCTCATCTGCCCTTAAACTTTTGGCCATTTTGGCTGTTTTTGACCAGAAAggtctgtttctgtgtctttgcTCACCTTCTCCTCTATATGTTCTCCTCTTAATTCCAGAGATGCAGACTCTCATGGGCCTTCCAATGTCACCTATAGCCCTGCTCAATTCCTTATAGCCTgaccccacttctccctccttgAACTCCCAGCTCTCTGTTCAAATCACGGGGCCACCTGCTCTCAGGTGCTTTATGTGATGGTCTgattctgtgtctggcttatggGGGACATCTATCTGGGTTTTCCCCTCCCCATTGTgagctccatgagaacagagcCACAACTGGACAAGCACAGTCACAAACTGGCATATCTCGGGCTCTGTCCCACCCATTAGCTTCTGATGACCTCTCCAATTTCTGTCCAATTGAGGCATCTCCTGTGTATCTCAGAGACCTCTTGaccacactcagcacagtctcATCACTTCCTCCATGAGCCCTCATGGCACTGGCACCTGGAGGCAGCACTGTGGACATGGCTGTCTGCCCTGTTGCCAGGCCCTCCACTCATGAAGATTGGAAGCCACAGCTGCTGAATTTCAAGGTTGTTATCATCTGCACAGACCTCACCAGCTCATGCTGCTTCCATCCTGTCTCTCCTGCTCTCATACTGATAGAATCCATGGGTGCTGTGGCCACCATTGCAAGAATGTGCTTGTGTTCTTATTGTGGACATGTTATTCCTCTATGGCCCCCTCTAGGGTCAGAGGCAAAGggattataattttcttttaaacaaagtttTTTGGATCCCTTTATCCAGATTTCAGCTGTGTAACCAGGAGGAGTAGATGGTGAGCCATTTAGGTAAATGAGGATACTAAGATTCATTTTGACCCCTAACTTCTTGGACTATATAGGGAGTCACTGTCCTATGAGAAGATTCCCTCCTCACTTGGATGTTTAAAGCTAAGTCATCAGCATTCTTTTTTGTCTGTCAGTCCACAGT
Protein-coding regions in this window:
- the LOC112678151 gene encoding olfactory receptor 8S1-like, which translates into the protein MAWRNHSTITEFILLGLSDDPYIEALLFVFFLGIYLLTMMGNLMMLLVIRADSRLHTPMYFFLSNLSFLDLCFSSVTVPKLLKDLLSEKRTISVEGCLTQVFFVFITAGTEAFLLSVMAYDRYAAICHPLLYGQVMSTQFCVKLVLISWGLACLNSVVIVFLAINLDFCEAQTIHHYICELPSLFPLSCSDISINVDILICSILLHGLGTFLPIFFSYARIVSTILSISSTSGRSKTFSTCSSHLIAVTLFFGSGLIRYLMPTSGSSLDLLSSLQYSAVTPLLNPLIYSLKNKEVKAAVRRTLGKYLHS